The following proteins come from a genomic window of Rutidosis leptorrhynchoides isolate AG116_Rl617_1_P2 chromosome 10, CSIRO_AGI_Rlap_v1, whole genome shotgun sequence:
- the LOC139870436 gene encoding uncharacterized protein translates to MASKKKESEGISLLSMYGDDEDDDDDMEQKEEDVDYYYGHDEMAVSPKAEEGEILATGQAIFGSELQSVDGTGTGAVRLLTPSTQSTPRQSSEHADQSQPDSLEYNKGNESESAHPEPINTTEDDVHYEIDPLDNFLPPPTTIKCSDELQEKIIKFILLKKKTGRSFNSEVRNRKDYRNPREGRELLLSLFLILLN, encoded by the exons ATGGCGTCCAAGAAGAAGGAATCAGAAGGTATTTCTCTTCTCTCTATGTACGGTGAtgacgaagatgatgatgatgacatggaACAAAAAGAAGAAGATGTAGACTACTACTACGGACATGATGAAATGGCAGTTTCACCTAAAGCAGAG GAAGGGGAAATACTAGCAACAGGTCAAGCTATATTTGGCTCAGAACTTCAATCTGTTGATG GAACAGGAACAGGAGCAGTACGACTCCTGACGCCAAGTACACAATCAACTCCTCGTCAATCATCTGAACATGCTGATCAATCTCAACCCGATTCATTGGAATATAATAAAGGAAACGAATCAGAATCCGCACATCCTGAACCTATCAATACTACTGAAGATGATGTGCATTATGAGATCGATCCGTTAGACAATTTTCTTCCGCCGCCAACAACTATCAAGTGCTCTGATGAGCTACAA GAGAAGATTATCAAGTTTATCTTGTTGAAAAAGAAAACTGGGAGAAGCTTTAATTCTGAAGTGCGTAACAGGAAAGATTATCgcaacccgagggagggacgagaacttttattatcattatttttaatcttattgaattaa